Below is a genomic region from Fusobacterium sp. IOR10.
TTGATTATTATAATAATCAGAGAATTAAAATAAAATTAAAAGGATTAACTCCTGCAGAATACAGGAATCAATCCTTAAATTAAATATTAAATTTCATGTCCAAGAAAATGGGTTCACTACATTTACATCTTTTTTTTATTTATTTCTTGACATTAGGGACAAAATTTATTATAATCACATAATAAATTAAAAGAGGAGAGAATTATATAATGATACTACTTAATAGAATAATAATAAATATAATAAACATAATAAGCATAATACTAATCAATATTATAAATAAAATTCTAAGTAGTTCTAAAAAATATATTCAATGTTTTATATATAA
It encodes:
- a CDS encoding IS3 family transposase encodes the protein DYYNNQRIKIKLKGLTPAEYRNQSLN